The following are encoded together in the Cynocephalus volans isolate mCynVol1 chromosome 4, mCynVol1.pri, whole genome shotgun sequence genome:
- the LOC134376464 gene encoding LOW QUALITY PROTEIN: olfactory receptor 4P4-like (The sequence of the model RefSeq protein was modified relative to this genomic sequence to represent the inferred CDS: substituted 1 base at 1 genomic stop codon): MENRNNVTVFILLGFSQNQNIEVFCFVSFLFCYIAIWMGNVLIMISITCTQLINQPVYFLLNYLSLSDLCYTSTVTPKLMTDLLAERKTISYNNCMIQLFTTHFFGGIEIFILTGMAYDRYVAICKPLHYAVIMSRQRCNAIIMACCIGGFIHSASQFLFTIFLPFCGPNEIDHXFCDVYPLLKLACTDTYRIGLLVVFNSGLIALATFVILIVSYFLILSSIRVYPAESRTKALSTCSSHITVVVLFFVPVLFIYIRPATTFPEDKVFALFYTIIAPMFNPLIYTLRNMEMKNAIRKMWYRQLFLEKM; the protein is encoded by the coding sequence atggaaaatagaaataatgtcaCTGTGTTCATTCTCTTGGGATTTTCTCAAAACCAGAACATTGAAGTCTTTTGCtttgtgtcatttttattttgctacatTGCTATCTGGATGGGAAATGTGCTCATAATGATTTCTATCACATGCACTCAGCTAATTAACCAACCCGTGTATTTCCTTCTCAATTATCTCTCACTCTCTGATCTTTGCTACACATCCACAGTGACCCCCAAACTAATGACTGACTTACTGGCAGAAAGGAAGACCATTTCCTATAACAACTGCATGATACAGCTCTTTACCACTCATTTCTTTGGAGGCATCGAGATCTTCATTCTCACAgggatggcctatgaccgctacgtggccatctgcaagccccTGCACTACGCTGTCATCATGAGCAGGCAGAGGTGTAATGCAATCATCATGGCTTGTTGCATTGGGGGATTTATACACTCTGCCAGTCAGTTTCTTTTCACCATCTTCTTACCATTCTGTGGCCCCAATGAGATAGACCACTAGTTCTGTGATGTGTATCCTTTGCTGAAGTTGGCTTGCACTGACACATACAGAATTGGTCTCTTGGTAGTTTTTAATTCAGGTCTGATTGCTTTGGCAACTTTTGTGATTTTGATAGTGTCTTATTTTCTGATATTATCCTCCATCAGGGTTTACCCCGCAGAGAGCCGTACCAAAGCTCTTTCCACTTGCAGTTCTCACATCACAGTTGTGGTCCTATTCTTTGTGCCTGTTCTCTTCATTTATATTAGACCAGCCACAACTTTTCCAGAAGACAAAGTGTTTGCTCTTTTCTATACTATCATTGCTCCCATGTTCAACCCTCTAATTTACACACTGAGAAACATGGAGATGAAGAATgccataagaaaaatgtggtatcgTCAATTGTTTTTAGAAAAGATGTAA